The uncultured Dysgonomonas sp. genome contains the following window.
AAAAGCTTTTGTCGCAAATCCATGGAGTAACGTTGCAAAAGACCAAAATCCAACAGAATATGACAGCCCTTTGCGACTACCAAATCTATCCATAAATATTCCTGAAAGAGAAAACATTAACGCATAGCTAACTAAAAAACCCGAATTGATAAAACCATATTCAACATCTGTTATACCTAAATCCTCTTTGATTCTTATTATTGATATAGACAACACTTGCCTATCCATATAACTTAAAGCTGTTGCTAATAAAAGCATTACGATGATTATCCAAAAATATGTTGTTTTCAGTTTCATGATATAAATGGTTAACGCACTAAGAATAGACTGTAAAAATATAAATAAAATTTTGATATAAAAATATTCTTTGTTTTTTTCTACTACTTTTGTTATATTTACTGTTTATAGACAAATAGATAATCAAAAAAATCATGAAAAAAAAAATAGCGAAATATCTTGAGATTAGTAAAGATATAATATCTGAAATAGAATCCGGATATCTACAACCGGGAGACAAGATTCTGTCTGAAAATGAATTAATTAAAAAATATAAAATAAGCAATACTACTGCACGAAAAATACTATTGGAAATCGAATTAAAAGGTTACGTATTACGGCTCAAAGGCAAAGGAACCTTTGTTGTCAATCGGTCTGAAGATATGCACTTAACGCGTATACTTGGATCGTTTGACACAATGAAAGATAGTTTCAGTAATAATTTGATAAAAGAAGGCCTAACTCCCCGGAATTTAATGATGGAGAAAGTTATTCTTGAAAATGGTATTTCTACAAACGTCAATGGTCGTAACTATTCAATAGAAGGGCCAGTTCTTAAATTACATCGGCTAAGATATGCTAATGATATATTAATGAAAGATGAGACAAAATATGTTTCAATGACCATATGTAAAAAAATACATTTACAAGATCTTGATAAATCCTCTTTATTTCAACTTTATGAAGACAAATACAATCTGCAGATAGAAAATGTTCAACGGACGATAGGGACAACAGTCCAATATCCAGATACCCTGAATAACTTTTTCGAAAATGAAATACCGTTAGCTATGTTTATCTTAAATGGAATATGTACTGTTGGAAAAGGTAAAATAGTAGAAATAGAATATTCCCTTTACAGAGGAGACAAATATCGGTTCGCGATCAATACCAAACCTGAATTATTATTATCTTAACCCAAAACAACTCTTTCACCAATTCATAGCCGCGGAAGACCCAAACCGGCATACTTTCATCTCGCTTCGCAA
Protein-coding sequences here:
- a CDS encoding GntR family transcriptional regulator; translation: MKKKIAKYLEISKDIISEIESGYLQPGDKILSENELIKKYKISNTTARKILLEIELKGYVLRLKGKGTFVVNRSEDMHLTRILGSFDTMKDSFSNNLIKEGLTPRNLMMEKVILENGISTNVNGRNYSIEGPVLKLHRLRYANDILMKDETKYVSMTICKKIHLQDLDKSSLFQLYEDKYNLQIENVQRTIGTTVQYPDTLNNFFENEIPLAMFILNGICTVGKGKIVEIEYSLYRGDKYRFAINTKPELLLS